A window of Myxococcales bacterium contains these coding sequences:
- a CDS encoding lectin produces MRARTVLGVVVLGCGISLGIACGGADETELSADSGTSPTTTTQPTTTTPTSTSTGTTPPPDAAVPSDAGVDASPTDASRPDAGSTLSFFVTSTGSGAMGGNLGGLAGADAKCQQLAQAVGAGSKTWRAYLSITGTNARDRIGAGPWFNQKGKMIAANVTALHAADLPTADILDETGALIPAAQHDLLTGSNAQGMAQANASCNGWTSNQGNQNAQVGHTDSSTSANATDRWNAAHTVACTQQAIMNANGAGRIACFATN; encoded by the coding sequence ATGCGCGCCAGAACTGTTCTTGGGGTCGTCGTTCTCGGGTGTGGGATCTCGCTCGGCATCGCCTGCGGAGGCGCGGACGAGACCGAGCTGTCGGCAGATTCGGGCACGTCGCCCACGACCACCACACAGCCGACCACCACGACGCCCACGTCCACGTCGACCGGCACGACGCCCCCTCCCGACGCCGCCGTTCCGTCCGATGCGGGGGTCGACGCGTCTCCGACCGATGCGTCTCGGCCCGACGCGGGCTCCACGTTGAGCTTCTTCGTGACGAGCACGGGCTCGGGCGCCATGGGCGGGAACTTGGGCGGGCTCGCCGGTGCCGACGCAAAATGCCAGCAGCTCGCGCAGGCCGTGGGCGCAGGCTCGAAGACGTGGCGCGCGTACTTGAGCATCACCGGGACGAACGCGCGCGATCGTATCGGCGCAGGCCCTTGGTTCAATCAGAAGGGCAAGATGATCGCCGCGAACGTAACGGCGCTGCACGCGGCCGACTTGCCGACGGCGGACATCCTCGACGAGACCGGCGCGCTCATTCCCGCGGCCCAGCACGATCTCCTCACCGGCTCGAACGCGCAGGGCATGGCGCAAGCCAACGCGAGCTGCAACGGGTGGACGTCGAACCAGGGGAACCAGAACGCGCAGGTCGGCCACACCGACTCGTCGACGTCGGCCAACGCGACCGATCGCTGGAACGCGGCGCACACCGTGGCATGCACGCAGCAAGCGATCATGAACGCGAACGGCGCGGGCCGCATCGCGTGCTTCGCCACGAACTGA
- a CDS encoding metallophosphoesterase family protein, translated as MELDSALSLLEGSLGLVGLAATASSYVPRRLPGARSRRRALGLGAFAVFGLVEWSKRVEPSWPEVTHVEVKVTDAPFRAVLLSDFHAGRASRSDIERAVALTNDASPEVVLLAGDYISGYELTPERREALEGLRGLRARRGVLAVMGNHDSEPYGDDVPRRGAVSDVLRGFGYRVLANEAVDLGALWVVGLEDVQAGLTDTRAAFASVPAGARVVVLAHDWHALPEAPMALGLVGHTHGGQVCVPFTSLCAGPQRDRPFVRGEHVWPFGGRLYVTRGLGLAKVPARLGCRPEVTVLELGGGSSR; from the coding sequence TTGGAGCTCGACTCGGCGCTCTCGCTGCTCGAGGGGTCGCTGGGGCTCGTCGGGCTCGCCGCGACGGCCTCGTCGTACGTCCCGCGTAGGCTCCCGGGAGCGCGCTCGCGGCGCCGTGCGCTCGGGCTCGGGGCCTTCGCGGTGTTCGGGCTCGTCGAGTGGTCGAAGCGCGTCGAGCCTTCGTGGCCCGAAGTGACGCACGTGGAGGTGAAGGTCACCGACGCGCCGTTTCGTGCGGTCCTCCTCTCGGATTTCCACGCCGGGCGTGCGTCCCGGAGCGACATCGAGAGAGCCGTAGCGCTCACGAACGACGCGTCGCCCGAAGTGGTCCTCCTCGCGGGAGACTACATTTCCGGATACGAGCTCACCCCGGAGCGTCGCGAGGCGCTCGAGGGGCTCCGAGGGCTTCGCGCGCGGCGTGGCGTGCTCGCCGTCATGGGCAACCACGACTCGGAGCCCTACGGGGACGACGTGCCCCGGCGCGGCGCGGTCTCCGACGTGCTGCGCGGTTTCGGGTACCGCGTGCTCGCGAACGAGGCCGTGGATCTCGGGGCGCTCTGGGTCGTGGGCCTCGAGGACGTCCAGGCCGGCCTCACCGACACACGCGCCGCGTTCGCGTCCGTCCCCGCGGGCGCTCGCGTCGTCGTGCTCGCTCACGACTGGCACGCGCTCCCCGAGGCCCCGATGGCGCTCGGTCTCGTGGGGCACACGCACGGGGGGCAGGTGTGCGTCCCGTTCACGTCGCTCTGCGCGGGGCCGCAGCGCGATCGTCCGTTCGTGCGAGGCGAGCACGTCTGGCCGTTCGGTGGGCGGCTCTACGTGACCCGCGGTCTTGGGCTCGCGAAGGTCCCCGCGAGGCTCGGGTGCCGACCCGAGGTCACCGTGCTCGAGCTCGGCGGCGGCTCCTCGCGGTGA